A segment of the Streptomyces sp. ITFR-21 genome:
AGCGGGCCGGCGCCGTCACGCTGTACGCCGCCGCCGTGGGCGCCACGGTCGCCACCGGTACCTGGGCGGCGCTGCTGCTCGTCTGGTTCGTACCGCTGTTCCCGCTGTTCCAGGTGAGCAACACGCTGCGGCTGTGCGTGAAGCACACCTTCCCCGATCCGGACCTGAGCGTGCGCCGCGGCAAGGAGTACTTCAACAGCCTCACCAACGCCATATTCATCGGCGAGGCGGCGCCCACCGCCGACCTGCCGCCGCTGCGGCGGCTGGCCGCCTGGTCCCGGTGGGGCGTACGCACACTGCTGGTGCACGTCCCCTCGCGCTATCTGGTGCTCACCGGGGACACCGTGGTCCACGACTTCCACCACCGACACCCCGCGGCCCCCCGCTGGGCGGACTACATCTTCGAGCGGCAGCTGGACGCCGACCGGAGCGGGTCCGGCCCGTCGGCCTACCACCACGCGTGGGGACTGGTGGCCGCGATCAACCTGGTCTTCGACTCGCTGTCCGCCGCCGACCCGGTGGAGTACGACATCGCGCGCCTGCGCGAGGTGAGCAGGCGGGAGCTGTTCGCCGCCTTCGACGACTGATCCGGCGCCCGCCGCCCACCACCGTCACACCGTCCCTTCCACCTGCTCTCGGGGGTCACCATGCGGCACGACAACGACCACGGCACCCGTACCGTCATCCTCGGTGTGGCCGCCAGCGACAGCCACGTCGTGGCCAACCAGCTCATCGCCCTCGGGCTGCGCGCCCAGGGCTGGCACGTCGTCAACCTCGGCGCCTGCACCTCGGTCGCCGAGTTCGCCGCCGCGTACGCGGACCACCCGCGGGCCGAGGCCGTCGTCATCGGCAGCCTCAACGGCCACGCCTACGAGGACCTCCGGGACCTGCCCGCCGTTCGGGCCGACGGCCTGCTGGACTGCCCGGTGGTCCTCGGCGGCAACCTCTCGGTGGGCAGCTACAAGGACTCCGCCGACCTGGAGCGGCTCTACGCGCTCGGCGTCGACGTGATCATGTCCGACCCGGAGGCGCTGCCGGCCACGCTGGACGGGCTGCGGGCGCGTACCACGACCGCCGGCGCCTCATGACGGGCGCCGCGCTGCCCGCCGCCGACCTGCCCTCGTTCGCGGAGTCGGTGGCGTACGTGCGCGCCCTGGGCAAACCGAGCGCCGCCGACGTGCTGCGCGCCGCCGAGGCGGCCGGGCGCGTCGCGCTGCAACCACGCTGCGGTGTCGGCTCGCACGCCCAGATGATGACGCTGCTCCAGGACCTGGAACAGCACGCGAGGCCGGACGTGCTGACCCTCACCATCGACTCGCACACCCGGCTGAAGCGGTTCGACCAGGCGCGCGCCGCGCTGGAGCGCAACCCGGCCGACCTCAACGGCTATCCGCTGGTCACCCACGGGTGGCGCCGCGGACGGGAACTCAACGAGGCGGTGTCGGCGCCGCTGGAGGTACGGCACGGCTCCCCCGACGCGCGGCTGCTGTTCACGACCTCGGTGGCCGCCGGTATCACCTCCTTCGAGGGCGGCGGTATCTCGTACAACCTCCCCTACTCCAAGGCCGTCCCGCTCAGCGAGTCGCTGGCCGCCTGGCGGGAGGTCGACGCGATGTGCGGGGACCTGGCCGGGCGCGGCCTGGTCATCGACCGCGAGCTGTTCGGCACGCTGACCGCCGTGCTCGTACCGCCGTCCGTCTCGCTGGCGGTCAGCGTGCTGGAGGCGGTGGCGGCGGCCCGCGAGGGCGTGCGCTGCGTGTCGGTGGCGTATCCGCAGGGCGGCCACT
Coding sequences within it:
- a CDS encoding cobalamin-dependent protein (Presence of a B(12) (cobalamin)-binding domain implies dependence on cobalamin itself, in one of its several forms, or in some unusual lineages, dependence on a cobalamin-like analog.), giving the protein MRHDNDHGTRTVILGVAASDSHVVANQLIALGLRAQGWHVVNLGACTSVAEFAAAYADHPRAEAVVIGSLNGHAYEDLRDLPAVRADGLLDCPVVLGGNLSVGSYKDSADLERLYALGVDVIMSDPEALPATLDGLRARTTTAGAS
- a CDS encoding methylaspartate mutase, which gives rise to MTGAALPAADLPSFAESVAYVRALGKPSAADVLRAAEAAGRVALQPRCGVGSHAQMMTLLQDLEQHARPDVLTLTIDSHTRLKRFDQARAALERNPADLNGYPLVTHGWRRGRELNEAVSAPLEVRHGSPDARLLFTTSVAAGITSFEGGGISYNLPYSKAVPLSESLAAWREVDAMCGDLAGRGLVIDRELFGTLTAVLVPPSVSLAVSVLEAVAAAREGVRCVSVAYPQGGHFEQDVAALRAIPALAARYLPADVEVHAVLHEFMGVFPRERSNAEDLILYGALVARLGGAAKLITKTYQEAYGIPDTRAGIDGLLLASRANSPLLGFIKVDEERVGWELEWILREVAEIVEPVLCAADLYQEIVAAFQEGRLDIPFSASRYARSEVVPRRAADGAIRYHAAGSLPFSAGTRRHNERSLAADGGPRGGDLLKGLTADINYFLHEFGESPAAPS